One Acidobacteriota bacterium genomic window carries:
- a CDS encoding efflux RND transporter permease subunit, translated as MAVKEPEGSDRSTGGTSGSGFGLADFSIRYPVTVLMLCLCLLVLGGISLTRIPLVLTPDIDFPGVFVHVPYTNATPGQVQESITRPLEEVLATIPDVQRMVAQSSANVSMIQMFFGWDSNVDWLRSEVRDRVEQVRSELPDDVEQILVNNFSTTDFPIIRGQISSGRDLRGSFDFLDARIRTPLERLPGVAEADISGAGRQEVNIYLRLDDIKRYRIDVAQMFQRMDGSNINLSLGRMQDGATRYGTMARGTLTSLEQIADFPVNQRGLRLREVADIYFGSRPVNSGKHLNGGPAVELQIRKTSEANTVETVNGVMAVLDRLRGDPALEGIEVQVWHNAGKEIIRALSGLLNAGTLGALLAMGVLYLFLRRVGATLTIGFAIPFSIVATIGFLYLFGKTLNVLSMMGLMLAAGMLVDNAVVVLESIYQWLEKGYDRVTAASRGTRAVAMAVLAATLTSIIIFVPLVFGKTSAYSIWLGDVGASIMIALLCSLVISLTLIPLGAARFFKGRYPRSASQVSPAASVSGGGEPSPRGEDAAPPVSGRTKPGWGELAVEHYLRLMSWPLRHRFLVGLCIVPLVVGGSLMALLHWVPDSSPEARDLQNLDIRYDFTENYHYAKIERDFLGPVEDFLMAHREPFKIRNVSSSFSNNSASTQVYFDNEKLTLEELIDIRGEIRDRLPVIPGAEIELGRQAGAESQTFVSVNMYGDDNVRLQALAREARRRLMDRGDFNEIRAGNERAREEVQIILKRDLARRYGVSPQSVARLLGIVIRGREIRGYRTPEGEVEIWLWLQPGDREDLQDLKSVVVGNGPGGQEIVLSQVAEFRRIDTPSVIRRENRRTYTEIGVSYSGGKKEEGKKLVGEVMDSLDYPAGYGWTFGFWTQRQDQDNVDFILNLLLAFLMVYFVMASLFESLAHPFAIMFSLPFALVGVTWFLFLTGTPFNIMSQIGLMVLLGIVVNNGIVLIAHINNLRSQGLPRSEAIRAGCRERFRPILMTAATTVVGLIPLALGTTGMFELRYFPLARTVMGGLISSTLLTLVVLPAYYTLFDDLAAWLKRIWWQSRPQAAG; from the coding sequence ATGGCCGTCAAGGAGCCTGAAGGGTCGGACCGTTCCACCGGAGGGACCTCCGGGTCCGGATTCGGACTGGCGGATTTTTCCATTCGCTACCCGGTGACCGTCCTGATGCTGTGCCTCTGCCTGCTGGTTCTGGGGGGTATCTCCCTCACCCGGATCCCGTTGGTGCTGACTCCCGATATCGACTTTCCCGGCGTCTTCGTGCATGTCCCATACACCAATGCCACTCCGGGCCAGGTGCAGGAGTCGATCACCCGTCCGCTGGAGGAGGTGCTGGCGACCATTCCCGACGTTCAGCGGATGGTGGCCCAGTCCTCCGCCAATGTGTCCATGATCCAGATGTTTTTCGGATGGGACAGCAACGTGGATTGGCTGCGGTCGGAAGTTCGCGACAGGGTGGAGCAGGTGCGTTCCGAGCTTCCGGACGACGTGGAACAAATTCTGGTGAACAATTTCAGCACCACCGACTTTCCCATCATCAGGGGCCAGATTTCCTCCGGGCGCGACCTTCGCGGCTCCTTCGATTTCCTGGATGCCAGGATCCGAACCCCTCTGGAGCGCCTCCCTGGAGTGGCCGAAGCCGATATCAGCGGGGCCGGCCGCCAGGAGGTCAACATCTATCTTCGGCTGGACGACATCAAGCGCTATCGGATCGACGTGGCCCAGATGTTCCAGCGCATGGACGGCTCCAACATCAACCTCTCCCTGGGTCGAATGCAGGACGGCGCCACCCGCTACGGGACCATGGCCCGGGGCACCCTGACCTCCCTGGAGCAGATTGCCGACTTTCCGGTCAATCAGCGGGGGCTACGGCTGCGAGAGGTGGCCGACATCTATTTCGGCAGTCGTCCCGTCAACTCGGGCAAGCACCTGAACGGAGGACCGGCGGTCGAGCTGCAGATCCGCAAGACCTCCGAGGCCAACACGGTGGAAACGGTCAACGGGGTCATGGCCGTGCTGGACCGGTTGCGCGGGGACCCGGCCCTGGAAGGCATCGAGGTCCAGGTCTGGCACAACGCCGGAAAGGAAATCATCCGGGCGCTTTCGGGGCTGCTGAACGCGGGCACGCTGGGAGCCCTGCTGGCCATGGGGGTCCTCTACCTGTTCCTGAGGCGGGTGGGAGCGACGCTGACCATCGGCTTCGCCATTCCTTTTTCCATCGTGGCCACCATCGGGTTCCTCTACCTCTTCGGCAAGACCCTCAATGTTCTTTCCATGATGGGACTGATGTTGGCCGCCGGGATGCTGGTGGATAACGCCGTGGTGGTGCTGGAGTCCATCTATCAGTGGCTGGAGAAGGGCTACGACCGGGTGACGGCCGCCAGCCGTGGAACCCGGGCGGTAGCCATGGCGGTGCTGGCGGCCACGCTGACCTCCATCATCATCTTTGTGCCCCTGGTGTTCGGCAAGACCAGCGCTTACTCGATCTGGTTGGGCGACGTGGGGGCCTCCATCATGATCGCCCTGCTGTGTTCCCTGGTTATTTCGCTGACGCTCATTCCGCTGGGGGCCGCCAGGTTTTTCAAGGGCCGGTATCCGCGGAGTGCCAGCCAGGTTTCCCCGGCTGCTTCCGTCAGTGGGGGCGGGGAACCATCGCCCCGAGGAGAGGATGCTGCGCCGCCGGTTTCCGGACGGACAAAGCCGGGATGGGGCGAGCTAGCGGTGGAACACTACCTGCGGTTGATGAGCTGGCCTTTGCGGCATCGCTTTCTGGTGGGTTTGTGCATCGTGCCCTTGGTGGTTGGCGGTTCGCTGATGGCCCTCCTTCATTGGGTTCCCGACAGCTCGCCGGAGGCCCGGGACCTGCAGAACCTGGATATTCGCTACGACTTCACCGAGAACTACCACTACGCCAAGATCGAGAGAGACTTCCTGGGGCCTGTCGAAGACTTCCTGATGGCCCACCGGGAACCCTTCAAGATCAGAAACGTCTCCAGCAGCTTCAGCAACAACAGCGCCTCCACCCAGGTCTATTTCGACAACGAGAAGTTGACCCTGGAGGAGTTGATCGATATCCGCGGGGAGATCCGGGACCGGCTGCCGGTAATTCCGGGCGCCGAGATCGAGCTGGGGCGGCAGGCGGGGGCCGAGTCCCAGACCTTTGTCAGCGTCAACATGTACGGGGACGACAACGTCCGACTGCAGGCGCTGGCCCGGGAGGCCAGGCGCCGGCTGATGGACCGGGGGGACTTCAACGAAATCCGGGCCGGGAACGAACGTGCCCGCGAGGAAGTCCAGATTATCCTGAAACGGGACCTGGCCCGACGCTACGGGGTCTCACCCCAGTCGGTGGCTCGACTGCTGGGCATCGTCATCCGCGGCCGGGAGATCCGGGGATACCGCACGCCCGAGGGTGAAGTGGAGATCTGGTTGTGGCTGCAGCCCGGCGACCGGGAAGATCTGCAAGACCTGAAGTCGGTGGTGGTGGGAAACGGACCGGGGGGCCAGGAGATCGTGCTCTCCCAGGTGGCCGAATTCCGTCGCATCGATACGCCCTCCGTCATCCGCCGGGAGAACCGCCGCACCTATACAGAGATCGGCGTGAGCTATTCGGGCGGCAAGAAGGAGGAGGGGAAGAAACTGGTGGGCGAGGTGATGGACAGCCTGGACTACCCCGCCGGCTATGGATGGACCTTCGGGTTCTGGACCCAGCGGCAGGATCAGGACAACGTCGATTTCATTCTCAATCTGCTGCTGGCCTTCCTGATGGTCTACTTCGTGATGGCTTCCCTGTTCGAGTCCCTGGCCCACCCCTTCGCCATTATGTTCTCGCTGCCTTTCGCCCTGGTGGGCGTCACCTGGTTCCTTTTCCTGACCGGAACCCCTTTCAACATCATGTCCCAGATCGGCCTCATGGTTCTCCTGGGGATCGTGGTGAACAACGGCATCGTGCTCATCGCACACATCAACAACCTCAGGAGCCAGGGGTTGCCGCGCTCCGAGGCTATCCGGGCCGGGTGTCGAGAGCGGTTCCGCCCCATTCTCATGACGGCCGCCACCACCGTGGTGGGCCTCATTCCCCTGGCGCTCGGCACCACCGGAATGTTCGAGCTTCGCTATTTCCCGCTGGCCCGCACCGTCATGGGAGGCCTGATCTCCTCGACACTCCTCACCCTGGTGGTCCTGCCCGCCTACTACACGCTCTTCGACGACCTGGCCGCATGGCTCAAGCGCATCTGGTGGCAGTCGCGGCCGCAAGCGGCGGGGTAG